The Cellulophaga sp. L1A9 genome window below encodes:
- a CDS encoding glycosyltransferase, which yields MKILRVIPSMHPKQGGPCQGIRNSIPELEKLGIHNEVVCLDETISDYGIKDPFPIHTLGSSTTPWKYHKNLIPWLLSNFQRFDVVIIHGLWTYHSHGTIKAILKYRKENSISPKVYAMPHGMLDPYFQKAKERKLKALRNDVYWKMFENNVINKADGVLFTCEEELLLARTTFPNYKPQREINVGYGIQAPPSYTASMKEVLKDKVPLWNDKPFLIFLSRIHTKKGVDLLIKAYLNLEEELENLPQLIIAGPGLEEAYGKELLKLASSSSNILFPGMLSGDAKWGAFYESEAFILPSHQENFGIAVVEALACSKPVLISDKVNIWREITSENGGFVQNDTEADTYTLLKQWLALAPSEKSKMSENAQKVYATKFTIAQGAKSLLAGLKTN from the coding sequence ATGAAAATACTTCGAGTAATACCTAGTATGCACCCTAAACAAGGAGGGCCTTGCCAAGGTATAAGAAATTCAATACCTGAACTAGAAAAACTTGGTATTCATAATGAGGTAGTTTGTTTAGATGAAACTATTTCTGATTATGGGATTAAAGACCCTTTTCCTATTCACACTTTAGGATCAAGTACCACACCTTGGAAATATCATAAAAATTTAATCCCTTGGCTTTTATCAAACTTTCAAAGGTTTGATGTGGTCATAATTCATGGTCTATGGACCTATCATAGTCATGGGACTATTAAGGCTATTCTAAAGTATAGAAAAGAAAATTCCATTTCGCCCAAAGTTTACGCTATGCCACATGGTATGCTAGATCCTTATTTTCAAAAAGCAAAAGAAAGAAAGCTTAAAGCCTTGCGAAATGATGTGTATTGGAAAATGTTTGAAAATAATGTTATTAATAAAGCAGATGGGGTCTTATTTACTTGTGAGGAAGAATTATTATTAGCACGCACTACTTTTCCGAATTACAAACCCCAACGTGAAATTAATGTAGGCTATGGTATTCAAGCACCACCATCCTATACGGCTTCTATGAAAGAGGTCTTAAAAGATAAAGTACCGCTTTGGAACGACAAACCTTTCTTGATTTTCCTAAGCAGAATTCACACCAAAAAAGGAGTTGATTTATTAATTAAGGCCTACCTAAATCTTGAAGAAGAGTTAGAGAATTTGCCGCAGTTAATTATTGCTGGACCAGGTCTGGAAGAAGCATATGGTAAAGAACTACTAAAATTAGCATCAAGTTCTTCCAATATATTATTTCCCGGAATGCTCAGCGGTGATGCCAAATGGGGTGCTTTTTATGAAAGTGAAGCTTTCATATTACCCAGTCATCAAGAAAATTTTGGTATCGCTGTCGTAGAAGCCTTAGCTTGTAGCAAACCTGTATTAATTAGCGATAAAGTAAACATATGGCGCGAAATTACTTCTGAAAATGGAGGATTTGTTCAAAATGATACCGAAGCAGACACCTATACGCTTTTAAAACAATGGTTAGCATTGGCTCCCTCAGAAAAATCTAAAATGAGCGAAAATGCCCAAAAAGTATACGCAACAAAATTTACAATAGCACAAGGGGCTAAATCGCTACTTGCCGGATTAAAGACAAATTAA
- a CDS encoding VanZ family protein, with protein sequence MQKQPEKYVQIIGFSLFTIGIALIFLFSWKTNPNVGEYSFLPDWLINWADQYRNSRKRTAVPFVFLGFLAGIYLIYIQKKSLRFWILTGIILVLTVIIAELGQYFIPSRSPDLKDVLWGSIGAGLGLLPIFIFYKITKRLKK encoded by the coding sequence ATGCAAAAACAACCTGAAAAATACGTGCAAATAATAGGATTTTCTTTATTTACTATTGGTATTGCACTGATATTTCTATTCAGTTGGAAAACTAATCCAAATGTAGGGGAGTATAGTTTTTTACCTGATTGGCTTATCAATTGGGCGGATCAATATCGAAACAGTAGAAAACGAACAGCTGTCCCTTTTGTTTTCTTAGGTTTTTTAGCGGGAATCTATCTAATCTATATCCAAAAAAAGAGTCTTCGATTTTGGATTTTAACGGGAATAATTTTAGTACTTACCGTTATCATTGCAGAACTCGGACAATACTTCATCCCCTCTAGAAGCCCTGACCTTAAAGATGTACTTTGGGGAAGTATTGGCGCAGGTCTTGGTTTACTACCAATTTTTATATTTTACAAAATAACAAAACGACTAAAAAAATAG
- a CDS encoding phenylacetate--CoA ligase family protein — MGNSFAKAVFSFKTKILNPKLNRLHQKTKKRLKEPNLDKYNLEKRQELIHHAITNSTFYNKKYGKLNLPENGTITTGDFLKIPPLTRAELVENFENIKIKNVSSVGVKKVKTSGSTGHPISILRDLRNPETPIRWRILNWWGIEPWENQAFIYRYKRPFSERISNALLWWPTKRIFLAAANPTKEHLEKFVTDFNSIKPSLLQGYVDVVFEFALYLLDNNIKIHPPKMVWVTSAPLFEEQRELMQKAFGAPVCDQYGNTEIMLIAAECPEQKGLHIMQDTVHIEFVDKENQPVPPNTTGRILLTDLTNYAFPLIRYDIGDEGRFMDEMCSCGKQLPLMENVRGRQAHNIQTPSGLRIRGEHLMAMFNGHMKNFKEIQLRQEADYSVSMEYVPRGHHNHSKEIQNMAELIMQRSRQEIKVYPKEVQKIQQVGRKTPLIVSNLK, encoded by the coding sequence ATGGGGAATAGCTTCGCTAAAGCAGTTTTTTCGTTTAAAACAAAAATTTTAAATCCAAAACTAAACCGCTTACATCAAAAGACCAAAAAAAGGCTAAAAGAACCTAATTTAGATAAGTACAATTTAGAAAAACGCCAAGAACTTATTCATCATGCAATAACAAATTCAACCTTTTATAATAAAAAATACGGCAAACTAAATTTACCTGAAAATGGAACTATAACAACAGGAGACTTTTTAAAGATACCACCTCTAACAAGGGCAGAATTAGTAGAAAATTTTGAAAATATTAAAATAAAAAATGTTTCTTCTGTTGGTGTTAAAAAAGTAAAAACTTCTGGAAGTACAGGGCATCCAATATCTATATTAAGAGACTTACGAAATCCAGAAACTCCTATTCGCTGGCGCATATTAAATTGGTGGGGCATAGAACCATGGGAAAATCAAGCCTTCATTTATCGTTATAAACGTCCATTTTCTGAGCGTATCAGTAATGCCTTATTATGGTGGCCCACAAAACGTATTTTTTTAGCGGCTGCTAATCCCACTAAAGAACACTTAGAGAAATTCGTAACTGATTTTAACAGCATAAAACCTTCACTTTTACAAGGCTATGTAGATGTTGTTTTTGAATTTGCCTTATATCTATTAGATAACAATATAAAAATTCATCCTCCAAAAATGGTATGGGTAACCTCTGCCCCATTATTTGAAGAACAACGTGAGTTAATGCAAAAGGCTTTTGGAGCACCAGTTTGCGATCAATATGGGAATACCGAAATTATGTTAATCGCAGCAGAATGTCCTGAACAGAAAGGCTTGCACATTATGCAAGATACCGTACATATTGAGTTTGTAGATAAAGAAAACCAACCGGTACCCCCAAATACTACCGGAAGAATATTATTAACAGATTTGACAAATTATGCCTTTCCTTTAATCCGTTATGATATTGGTGATGAAGGAAGGTTTATGGATGAAATGTGTAGTTGTGGTAAACAACTTCCTTTAATGGAGAACGTACGAGGGAGACAAGCACATAATATTCAAACACCTTCTGGTTTAAGAATTCGAGGGGAACATTTGATGGCTATGTTTAATGGGCATATGAAGAATTTTAAAGAAATACAATTACGCCAAGAGGCAGATTATTCGGTTTCTATGGAATATGTACCTAGGGGGCATCATAATCATAGCAAAGAAATTCAGAATATGGCAGAATTAATCATGCAACGTTCGCGGCAAGAAATTAAAGTATATCCCAAAGAAGTACAAAAAATACAACAAGTAGGCAGAAAAACACCTTTAATTGTAAGTAATTTAAAATAG
- a CDS encoding glycosyltransferase family 1 protein, which produces MNIVFLIHQEGSLGYSMKRYTESLANKLSNKGYQTQIWAPRLILSKNRKNKGFGKWLRYIDQYLLFPFSFKWKNINTDKNTIYVLIDQALGIWTPLVKNKKHVVHCHDFIALKSAQGLIPENPTAWTGRIYQYLILNGFRKASNFISISKNTQKELGGFLNKKPIINAQIYNAIDQKFKIGSINNARISIGEQINTDVSGGYILHIGSNTFYKNRNGVLNIYIQWRKLSKKKTPLIMIGSAATATMLKLREESQYSEDIHFLTRVEDAILIQAYQGATVFIFPSLLEGFGFPIIEAMACGCPVITTDKAPMNEIGGEAATYISATNKKTIVNKGAFAIETILNYSKETREELIQKSLLNAKKYQDETFVNDIENIYLKIMAN; this is translated from the coding sequence ATGAATATAGTGTTTTTAATACATCAGGAAGGGTCATTAGGGTACAGCATGAAGCGCTATACAGAATCGTTAGCTAATAAGCTCAGTAATAAAGGATATCAAACTCAAATCTGGGCACCAAGACTAATATTATCTAAAAATAGAAAAAATAAAGGCTTTGGTAAATGGTTACGTTATATTGATCAATACCTTCTATTTCCATTCTCGTTTAAGTGGAAAAATATTAATACAGATAAAAACACCATTTATGTATTAATTGATCAAGCTTTAGGAATATGGACTCCATTAGTAAAAAACAAAAAGCATGTCGTTCATTGTCATGATTTTATAGCCTTAAAATCTGCACAAGGATTAATACCCGAAAACCCGACAGCTTGGACTGGTAGAATATATCAATACCTGATTTTGAATGGTTTTAGAAAAGCTTCAAATTTTATTTCAATTTCGAAAAACACTCAAAAAGAATTAGGAGGTTTTTTAAATAAAAAACCAATAATTAACGCTCAAATTTATAACGCTATAGATCAAAAATTTAAAATTGGATCTATTAATAACGCTAGAATAAGCATTGGAGAACAGATTAACACTGATGTTAGTGGAGGGTATATCTTACATATAGGCAGCAATACATTTTACAAAAATAGAAATGGCGTTTTAAATATATATATCCAGTGGCGAAAATTAAGTAAAAAAAAGACGCCCTTAATAATGATTGGTTCTGCGGCTACCGCAACTATGTTAAAGTTAAGGGAAGAATCTCAATATAGTGAAGATATTCACTTTTTAACTAGAGTTGAAGATGCTATTCTAATTCAGGCCTATCAAGGTGCTACTGTTTTTATTTTTCCTTCATTATTAGAAGGTTTTGGATTTCCTATAATTGAAGCGATGGCATGCGGTTGCCCTGTAATAACAACAGATAAAGCGCCTATGAACGAAATTGGCGGTGAAGCTGCCACATACATATCAGCAACGAATAAAAAAACAATTGTTAATAAAGGTGCATTTGCCATTGAAACTATATTAAATTATTCAAAAGAAACTAGAGAAGAATTAATTCAAAAATCTCTTCTAAATGCAAAAAAATATCAAGATGAAACTTTTGTTAACGATATTGAAAATATCTATTTAAAAATAATGGCTAACTAA
- a CDS encoding sugar-transfer associated ATP-grasp domain-containing protein, translated as MSPIKSLVKEQIEKYDWYRYHHISNTIAQNTLQNLEKEKGKFPLTLKKKSDAYAREILGWKGFSPWLYVYSHFSEVFKEGWIPDNFYGKVVIPKIQGDYGKISYLKPITHKLFEEKPCPDLGYLINCRCFDNNYNPVLQADFKNLLFKNTDKVICKLDQSCQGKGVHVFQYKEFEISKILELGNCVIQKYIQQHHFFNAFTTDSVATIRLTTVIDCNFQVSLRAAYLRLGRKHNTHVSSEDHIRISINMDNGALNSLGYLPNWHKIEQHPDTLEKFDHKLIPNFEECKKLVERLHKRVPMVQAIGWDLIVDTNNEPIVMEWNGYSNDIKFSEASQGPCFKDLAWNKLRI; from the coding sequence ATGAGCCCTATAAAAAGCCTAGTGAAAGAACAAATAGAAAAATATGATTGGTATCGTTACCACCATATATCTAATACTATTGCCCAAAATACACTCCAAAATCTAGAAAAAGAAAAAGGAAAATTTCCACTCACATTAAAAAAGAAATCTGATGCTTACGCTAGAGAAATTTTAGGGTGGAAAGGGTTTTCCCCATGGCTTTATGTGTATAGCCACTTTTCTGAAGTGTTCAAGGAAGGCTGGATTCCTGACAATTTTTATGGAAAAGTAGTCATTCCTAAGATCCAAGGAGATTATGGCAAAATATCTTATTTAAAACCGATAACTCACAAATTATTTGAAGAGAAACCTTGCCCCGATTTAGGATATTTAATCAATTGTCGGTGTTTTGATAATAATTATAATCCTGTTCTGCAGGCAGATTTTAAGAATTTATTATTTAAGAATACGGACAAAGTGATATGCAAGTTAGATCAATCTTGTCAAGGGAAGGGTGTTCACGTATTTCAATATAAGGAATTCGAAATTTCAAAAATTTTGGAATTAGGAAATTGTGTCATTCAAAAATACATCCAACAACATCATTTTTTTAATGCTTTCACAACAGATTCTGTTGCAACCATAAGATTAACTACGGTCATTGATTGTAATTTTCAAGTTAGCTTGCGAGCAGCATATCTTCGTTTGGGAAGAAAACACAACACACATGTATCATCAGAGGATCATATTCGTATTTCAATAAATATGGACAATGGGGCTCTTAACTCTTTGGGATATCTTCCTAATTGGCATAAAATTGAACAACACCCAGATACCTTAGAAAAATTTGATCATAAATTGATTCCTAATTTTGAAGAATGCAAAAAATTAGTAGAACGATTACATAAGAGAGTTCCTATGGTGCAAGCCATTGGATGGGATCTTATTGTAGATACAAATAATGAACCTATTGTAATGGAATGGAATGGCTATAGCAATGATATTAAATTTTCAGAAGCTAGTCAAGGCCCGTGTTTTAAAGATCTAGCCTGGAATAAGCTACGTATATAA
- a CDS encoding WcaF family extracellular polysaccharide biosynthesis acetyltransferase: MDNFKSKVQLNDFDSTLGLNRGASRIKELLWYIIKVFFFLSALPYPSALKVWLLKQFGAEIGIGVVIKPRVNIHFPWKLKVGDHVWIGEEAFLLNFELLTIGNHVCISQRSFLCGGNHDFRNPAMPYRNGPITLKDGSWVGACCFIGPNVTIGTDTVITVGSIIVANQENNRVITQVPTNQSKTRWKIKNN; this comes from the coding sequence ATGGACAATTTTAAATCAAAGGTACAGTTAAATGATTTTGACTCCACACTAGGTTTAAACCGTGGAGCAAGCCGGATAAAAGAACTCTTGTGGTACATCATTAAAGTCTTCTTTTTCTTAAGTGCCTTACCTTACCCAAGTGCATTAAAGGTATGGTTATTAAAGCAATTTGGTGCAGAAATCGGGATCGGTGTGGTCATCAAACCTAGGGTTAACATCCATTTCCCATGGAAACTGAAGGTAGGCGATCATGTATGGATTGGAGAAGAAGCCTTTTTACTCAATTTTGAGTTATTAACCATTGGCAACCATGTTTGTATTTCACAACGCAGCTTTTTATGCGGAGGAAACCATGATTTCCGCAACCCTGCTATGCCCTATAGAAATGGTCCAATTACGTTAAAAGATGGTTCTTGGGTAGGTGCTTGTTGCTTTATTGGCCCTAACGTTACAATTGGAACAGATACCGTAATCACCGTTGGCTCAATAATCGTAGCTAATCAAGAAAACAATAGAGTAATCACACAAGTACCTACGAACCAAAGTAAAACTAGATGGAAAATAAAAAATAACTAA
- a CDS encoding acyltransferase family protein, which yields MKKRFEWIDNIRGLMIILVALGHIIVDGSIDNTFNSIMRMPTFFMISGFLFKFKPYKEYLKHKFIHLIIPYFVYLVPILALQMYFEEKSYLEYFGRLVLGGPFLYTWTGVFWFITCLFFTQQIFNLLNGWKIQKIALLMFLFLILAYTNQLYFQTINIPLSLNICLYSCPLFFTGFLFKKLIGEVHLAKIVPIISIIIIFIASTFYFNELYINMKLANYGIPFLSFILSILSAFCMIKLFKSFEKNVGLNIVGKASMVIMYLHLPINYLILNFYPNFNQWLLLLIAISIPTCLYYVFRRNNITKKYLLGER from the coding sequence ATGAAAAAACGTTTTGAATGGATAGATAACATAAGAGGTCTAATGATAATATTAGTCGCCCTAGGGCATATCATAGTAGATGGCAGTATAGATAACACCTTTAATTCTATCATGAGAATGCCTACATTTTTTATGATAAGTGGTTTCTTATTTAAATTTAAACCTTACAAAGAATATTTAAAGCATAAATTCATTCATCTAATTATACCCTATTTTGTATATCTAGTTCCAATCTTAGCGCTGCAAATGTATTTTGAAGAAAAAAGCTATTTAGAATATTTTGGAAGGTTAGTATTGGGTGGGCCATTTTTATACACTTGGACAGGTGTATTTTGGTTTATTACATGCCTATTCTTCACGCAACAAATATTCAATTTACTAAACGGGTGGAAAATTCAAAAGATTGCACTCTTAATGTTCCTATTTTTAATTCTAGCATATACAAATCAACTGTATTTTCAAACAATAAATATTCCATTGAGCTTAAATATTTGTTTATATTCTTGTCCTTTATTCTTTACGGGATTTTTATTTAAAAAATTAATTGGCGAAGTACATTTAGCTAAAATTGTGCCGATAATATCAATAATAATTATTTTTATTGCCAGCACTTTCTATTTCAATGAGCTCTACATTAATATGAAGCTAGCAAATTATGGCATCCCATTTTTAAGTTTTATTCTAAGTATATTATCTGCATTTTGCATGATAAAACTTTTTAAATCTTTTGAAAAAAATGTTGGCCTTAATATTGTCGGAAAAGCATCTATGGTTATTATGTATCTTCATTTACCCATTAATTACTTAATTCTGAATTTCTACCCCAACTTTAACCAATGGCTACTCCTATTAATTGCCATAAGTATCCCGACATGTTTATATTACGTGTTTCGAAGAAATAACATTACAAAAAAATATCTTTTAGGGGAGCGCTAA
- a CDS encoding glycosyltransferase, with protein sequence MKINYYFRHPKVGHSIHRVFRTLIEELEKSAEISILEMPNKGSMPLDLLKNNIYTYKSRDKNKIHHVTGHIHDVLLALVGVKTVLTIHDLVFLDNVKNPIKKFYKWLFWLYLPLKIADKVVCISNQTKQNILSKINTDKLLVIHNAVDPIFSFQEKEFNKKKPIILHIGTGWNKNLIKSIEALEGIPCHLRIIGKIKEDQINFLNKHGVEYSNALNLTDLDIKNEYLNCDIVNFPSIYEGFGMPIIEGQQTGRIVVTSKIEPMIEVAQEAAAFVQPDDVASIRRTYLKIINDDLFREETIKNGQINAQRFSVKNISKQYIELYKKLS encoded by the coding sequence ATGAAAATTAATTATTATTTCAGACATCCTAAAGTAGGTCATTCCATACATCGTGTATTTAGAACACTAATAGAAGAATTAGAGAAATCTGCTGAAATTTCTATTTTAGAAATGCCCAACAAAGGGTCAATGCCTTTAGATCTTTTAAAGAATAACATCTACACCTACAAAAGCAGAGATAAAAATAAGATACATCATGTAACAGGTCATATTCATGATGTACTTTTAGCGCTAGTAGGAGTTAAAACAGTATTAACCATTCACGATCTCGTTTTTTTAGATAACGTGAAAAACCCAATTAAAAAGTTTTACAAGTGGCTTTTTTGGCTATATCTGCCTTTGAAAATAGCGGATAAAGTTGTTTGTATTTCTAACCAAACAAAACAAAACATTTTAAGCAAAATAAATACTGATAAGCTTTTGGTTATTCATAATGCAGTAGATCCTATATTTAGTTTTCAAGAAAAAGAATTTAATAAAAAGAAGCCGATCATTCTTCATATCGGAACAGGCTGGAATAAAAACTTAATAAAAAGTATTGAAGCCCTAGAAGGTATTCCTTGCCATCTTCGCATTATTGGAAAAATAAAAGAAGATCAAATAAATTTTTTAAATAAGCACGGAGTTGAATACTCAAACGCTCTAAATTTAACTGACTTAGATATAAAAAACGAATATCTTAACTGTGATATAGTGAACTTCCCTTCTATCTATGAAGGTTTTGGAATGCCTATCATAGAAGGGCAACAAACCGGAAGAATAGTGGTTACCTCGAAAATTGAACCCATGATTGAAGTAGCGCAAGAAGCTGCTGCATTTGTTCAACCTGATGATGTTGCTTCTATTAGACGAACATATCTTAAAATAATTAATGACGATTTATTTCGAGAAGAAACGATTAAAAATGGGCAAATAAACGCCCAACGATTCTCAGTGAAAAATATCTCCAAGCAGTATATTGAACTTTATAAAAAATTATCTTAA
- a CDS encoding WcaI family glycosyltransferase, which produces MEQIFKKNILFIGYNFSPELTGIGKYSGEMMHWLAEHGHKCTVLTAYPYYPYWKVQEPYRKNRFWYKKEVKKYPSGGKLTVIRCPMYVPTNPSGLKRMLLDTSFSISAFMAILPKLFQKKYDWVISIAPSFQFGLLGVLYKKIKGAKHLHHIQDLQIEAAQDLGLIKSPALLKLLYGTERFIFKHTDVVSSISDGMMERIERKAKKSLLFFPNWTDTKTFHPLSDKAALKAQFGYKATDWVVLYSGAIGEKQGLEAILHAADALKTKQAIQFVICGTGPYKEKLITMTQKMNLTNIHFSPLQPMEAFNAFLNMADLHLVIQKEKASDLVMPSKLTTILAVGGLALVTANKTASLHKLIHRYGMGIVVDAENQDALNTGILKAFEDTNTKKMTDAARAYAQQFLAMENIMSAFEKQL; this is translated from the coding sequence TTGGAGCAAATTTTTAAAAAAAATATTTTATTTATAGGGTATAACTTTTCACCTGAATTAACTGGTATTGGAAAATATTCTGGAGAAATGATGCATTGGCTGGCTGAACATGGCCATAAATGTACCGTACTTACTGCGTACCCCTATTATCCGTATTGGAAAGTTCAAGAACCCTATCGGAAAAATCGTTTTTGGTATAAAAAGGAAGTGAAAAAATATCCTTCTGGCGGGAAATTAACCGTAATACGTTGTCCCATGTATGTACCTACAAATCCAAGCGGATTGAAACGGATGCTTTTAGATACATCCTTTTCTATTTCTGCTTTTATGGCAATACTTCCTAAATTGTTTCAAAAAAAATATGATTGGGTAATTTCCATTGCGCCTTCTTTTCAGTTTGGTCTTTTAGGTGTTTTATATAAAAAAATTAAGGGAGCTAAACATTTACATCATATTCAAGACCTTCAAATTGAAGCGGCACAAGATTTAGGACTAATTAAATCTCCCGCACTTCTAAAATTATTATACGGAACCGAACGCTTTATATTCAAACATACCGATGTGGTGAGCAGCATTTCTGATGGAATGATGGAACGGATAGAACGAAAAGCAAAAAAATCATTACTGTTCTTCCCAAATTGGACGGATACTAAAACATTTCATCCTTTAAGCGATAAAGCTGCTTTAAAAGCACAGTTTGGCTATAAGGCTACGGACTGGGTAGTACTCTATTCGGGAGCTATCGGCGAAAAACAAGGTTTAGAAGCAATTTTACACGCTGCGGATGCTTTAAAAACAAAACAAGCCATACAGTTTGTCATCTGCGGTACTGGTCCTTACAAAGAAAAATTAATCACCATGACCCAAAAGATGAACTTAACTAATATTCATTTTTCACCCTTACAACCTATGGAGGCTTTTAATGCTTTTTTAAACATGGCCGATTTGCATTTGGTCATACAAAAAGAAAAGGCCAGTGACTTAGTGATGCCTTCCAAATTAACTACTATTTTAGCCGTTGGAGGCTTGGCGTTGGTTACGGCAAACAAGACGGCAAGTTTGCATAAATTAATACATAGATATGGCATGGGCATCGTGGTAGATGCCGAAAATCAAGACGCTCTAAATACAGGGATTTTAAAAGCTTTTGAAGACACAAACACTAAAAAAATGACCGATGCAGCTAGAGCTTATGCACAACAATTTTTAGCCATGGAAAACATAATGAGTGCTTTTGAAAAACAGCTCTAA
- a CDS encoding c-type cytochrome, with product MKLKKIFLIVVSVTLVILVFYPNRLNRYVRRTFRVYATTPKGELAGVQFQKITLDDRVKGQYTSLVMGPDHKLYASAINGEIKRFIILPSGELVLEQTFKPYGNASKFTIGLAFDPAATSDSLIVWTTFSETPSSWVVFPDIQEPVSTKNWAGCMARMQLSSSSAQVIKNDLVLKDLPRFGPNHENFANSIVFGPDGKLYFGQGANTGMGWCDCEPNQEPTREALLSATILCLDLGKLPKKLPLSVKTLDGGGNYDPYTAMAPLKIYATGVRNGYDLVWHSNGQLYTTINGSGGNENTPTSDPESSYYIPPNATIQYTGPKNIPAVIGAQPDQNDFLARVVEGGYYGHPNPLRAEYVLNDGDAALDNSEYNGVKADANFKGFTYDFGPHVAPTGIAEYKSNSFNGRLKGCLIVARMVHNDLVFLRPGGKENDIAQDYDGLKMGLGLEGEPLDVLEDTATGNIYVSGFSNKTITLFRPTEWKPERLAHYSKNEPKKKINSLWGGKAIYENNCQMCHGAIGQGAIGPSLIDEEWINGKENIIQTIENGSGHGSMPAWKIKLSSNDTKWVVRYILSLEKKEKKVK from the coding sequence ATGAAACTAAAAAAAATATTTTTAATAGTTGTATCCGTTACCTTAGTTATTCTTGTGTTTTACCCCAACAGACTAAATAGATATGTGAGAAGAACATTTCGAGTATATGCCACTACGCCCAAAGGGGAGTTAGCAGGAGTCCAATTCCAAAAAATAACATTAGACGACAGGGTAAAAGGGCAATATACCAGTTTGGTAATGGGCCCAGATCATAAATTGTATGCAAGTGCTATAAATGGAGAAATAAAACGCTTTATAATTCTGCCTTCGGGTGAGTTGGTTTTAGAGCAAACATTTAAACCTTATGGTAATGCATCAAAATTTACAATTGGTTTGGCTTTTGACCCTGCCGCAACATCTGATAGTTTAATCGTTTGGACTACATTTTCGGAAACTCCGAGCAGCTGGGTCGTGTTTCCTGATATCCAAGAACCGGTTAGCACCAAAAATTGGGCAGGTTGTATGGCACGCATGCAGTTAAGCAGTTCGTCCGCCCAAGTCATAAAAAATGATTTGGTCTTAAAAGATCTCCCTCGTTTTGGACCCAACCATGAAAATTTTGCCAATTCTATCGTCTTCGGACCAGATGGAAAGCTTTATTTTGGTCAAGGCGCCAATACAGGAATGGGTTGGTGCGATTGTGAACCCAACCAGGAACCCACTCGAGAGGCTTTACTATCTGCTACTATCTTATGTCTTGATCTTGGTAAATTACCAAAAAAATTACCCCTATCAGTGAAGACGTTGGACGGGGGTGGAAACTATGATCCCTATACTGCAATGGCACCATTAAAAATATATGCTACAGGTGTACGTAATGGTTATGACCTAGTATGGCATAGCAATGGCCAACTTTACACCACTATAAATGGTTCAGGGGGCAATGAGAACACCCCAACGTCAGATCCTGAATCGTCTTATTATATTCCGCCAAATGCAACAATACAATATACGGGTCCAAAAAATATCCCCGCTGTAATTGGCGCACAACCAGATCAAAATGATTTTCTGGCACGTGTAGTGGAGGGCGGCTATTATGGGCATCCTAACCCACTTAGGGCAGAATATGTATTGAATGATGGAGATGCTGCTTTAGATAATTCTGAATACAACGGAGTAAAAGCAGATGCCAATTTTAAAGGGTTTACCTACGATTTTGGACCTCATGTTGCTCCTACGGGTATTGCTGAATATAAAAGTAATTCTTTTAATGGAAGACTAAAAGGATGCTTAATTGTGGCACGAATGGTACACAATGATTTGGTATTCTTAAGACCTGGTGGCAAAGAAAATGATATTGCTCAAGATTATGACGGATTAAAAATGGGCTTAGGATTAGAAGGCGAACCCCTAGATGTCTTGGAAGATACCGCAACAGGAAATATTTATGTATCAGGATTCAGCAATAAAACCATCACCTTGTTCCGTCCCACGGAATGGAAACCTGAAAGACTTGCACATTATAGTAAAAACGAACCAAAAAAGAAAATAAATTCTTTATGGGGAGGGAAAGCCATCTACGAGAATAATTGCCAGATGTGCCACGGAGCGATAGGACAAGGTGCAATAGGACCAAGTTTAATTGATGAGGAATGGATCAATGGAAAAGAGAACATTATACAAACCATAGAAAACGGATCTGGTCATGGCAGCATGCCGGCTTGGAAAATTAAACTTTCAAGCAATGATACCAAATGGGTTGTACGCTATATTCTATCCTTGGAGAAAAAGGAGAAAAAAGTAAAATAA